The following proteins come from a genomic window of Candidatus Zixiibacteriota bacterium:
- a CDS encoding dicarboxylate/amino acid:cation symporter, with protein sequence MNAEKSSHPPKKRIALHTKIFIGLLTGAIIGIGVNVLYGGTHPTIVWVASNITEPVGTLFLRLLLMIVIPLVFSSLIVGIAGIGDIRTLGRVGLKSFAYTLVISSISVIIGLTLANTIRPGERVSRETAAALEERYASDAAKRVADAEKINTTDSPLMQAVKTIVPINPFTAIASETPSMLHLMFFALVIGIAITLIPKHFSAPFVNAMDSLYQISAKVIDIIMVFAPYAVACLLFNNTARFGIDLLSALGWFVVTVLLGLSLHMFGVYSLSVALLSRISPLEFFRRTRTVMLTAFSTSSSNATLPTALAVSERNLGVPREINNFVLTVGATMNQNGTALYEGVTVLFLAQLAGIDLSLTEQITVAYLAILGGIGTAGVPSGSIPFIIVVLATIGVNPALIAIILGVDRILDMCRTTLNVTGDLTAATYVARSEGYTLLKTQPEKMPEQTLV encoded by the coding sequence ATGAATGCAGAGAAGTCTTCGCACCCTCCAAAAAAACGAATCGCGCTCCACACCAAAATATTCATCGGCCTTCTCACCGGCGCAATCATCGGTATCGGCGTCAATGTTTTGTATGGCGGGACACATCCGACAATTGTATGGGTTGCATCGAATATCACCGAACCGGTCGGCACACTCTTTCTGCGTCTGCTTCTCATGATCGTCATTCCGCTCGTCTTTTCTTCGCTTATAGTCGGTATCGCCGGAATTGGGGATATCAGAACACTCGGGCGTGTAGGCCTGAAATCTTTCGCATATACACTGGTTATTTCATCTATTTCTGTGATCATCGGTTTAACCCTGGCCAACACAATCAGACCGGGTGAACGTGTTTCACGTGAAACAGCCGCCGCTCTCGAAGAACGATATGCCTCTGATGCGGCCAAACGCGTTGCCGATGCCGAAAAAATCAACACCACCGATTCGCCGCTTATGCAAGCAGTTAAGACTATTGTTCCGATAAATCCGTTCACGGCCATCGCAAGCGAAACGCCGAGTATGCTTCATCTGATGTTTTTCGCGCTTGTTATCGGCATTGCCATCACACTTATTCCAAAACATTTTTCGGCTCCGTTTGTGAATGCAATGGATTCCCTGTACCAGATTTCGGCCAAAGTCATTGATATCATTATGGTCTTTGCCCCTTATGCTGTTGCCTGCCTGCTGTTCAATAATACCGCTCGTTTTGGAATAGATTTATTGAGCGCGCTCGGTTGGTTTGTCGTGACTGTCCTGCTTGGATTGAGTCTGCACATGTTCGGAGTCTATTCGCTCTCAGTTGCGCTGCTCTCGCGCATTTCGCCGCTGGAATTTTTTAGAAGAACCCGTACCGTCATGCTCACCGCGTTTTCGACATCCTCTTCCAATGCCACTCTACCGACCGCGCTTGCGGTCTCAGAACGGAATCTTGGTGTCCCGCGCGAGATAAATAATTTTGTTCTGACAGTCGGCGCGACCATGAATCAAAACGGAACGGCCCTTTATGAAGGCGTGACCGTTTTATTTTTAGCGCAACTTGCGGGAATCGACCTGTCGCTCACCGAGCAGATCACTGTTGCCTACCTTGCGATTTTGGGAGGTATCGGAACCGCTGGAGTGCCATCGGGATCTATCCCATTTATCATTGTGGTGCTTGCGACGATAGGTGTGAATCCGGCGCTCATCGCGATTATTCTTGGAGTGGACAGGATACTGGATATGTGCCGCACCACTCTCAATGTGACTGGCGATTTGACTG